The Bacillus sp. F19 DNA segment AAAGGTATTGACCAACAAGAAGACCACATTGCACGAGGCGCCGTATATTGCCAGGTCTAAAGGAGGCATAAGCCACCATGTATAAGAAACTGTCTTCCATTCTTAAGTTCAGAAAGCAGTTTATCAGCTTGATGGCAGGTGTTCCAAGCTATGAAAAATATGTGGAGCATATGATGGTGCATCACCCGGATCAGCCGGTCCAAAGCAGAAAGGAATTTTTCTGCGAGGCACAGGAAGCACGCTACAACGCAAAAGGCGGAAAGGTTTCGCGCTGCTGTTAATGATGAGAAATCGCCCATCTCCCAGGTGGGCGATTTCTTTTTATCCTGAGGCTAAAACCACAAAATATCTGATAAAATAATAACAGGTGATGTCGAATGAAAGAAGTGCATATTTCAGTCAGAGCACTAGTAGAATATGTTTTCAGATCGGGAAGCATTGATTCAAGATTCAGGACAGCTGCAACGATGACAGAAGGGACAAAAGCACATCAGACGATTCAGAAGACATATGAAGAAGCAGATCAAAAAGAAGTATTTTTAAAGACTGTCATAGAGCATAACCACCTCTCTTTTTTAATTGAGGGGAGATGTGACGGGCTTCTGTTAACTGAAGATATGCCATATATTGATGAAATAAAATCAACTGCGGGTGATCTTTCTTTATTAAAAGAGGATTCTCATCCAGTTCACTGGGCCCAGGCGAAATGCTACGCTTATATTGTTTCAAAAGAAAGAGCATTAGATCACATCGGAGTGCAGTTGACCTATGTCAGCGTACAGTCAGGCGAACAAGTGAGGTTCAGAAAAATAGTTTCATCAGCAGATCTCGATTCTTTCATGGAGGAATTGGTAAAAGGTTTTTATCCATACGCTGAATTAAGAGCAGGGCATCAAAAGAAACGTGATGAAAGCATTGAAAAGTTATCTTTTCCTTTTGAAACATACAGAGAGGGTCAAAGGAAGCTTGCTGGCACAGTCTACAAAGCAATCAGCGACAAGGCAGACTTGTTTGCTCAAGCCTCAACCGGAATCGGCAAAACGGTTTCCACAGTCTTTCCAGCTTTGAAAGCTATGGGAGAAGGTAAAGCAGAAAGACTTTTTTACTTAACGGCTAAAACGATCACAAGAAAAGCGGCAGAAGATACCTTTTCTTACATGGAAACAAAGGGACTGTGCTTTAATACTGTTACGATTACAGCAAAGGACAAGGTTTGCTTAAAGGATGAGACCCGCTGTCAAAGGGATTACTGCGAATTTGCAAATGGTTACTATGACAGGATTAATGGAGCGGTGCTTGATATCCTCTCTAATGAAACCCGTTTAACATCAGACGTCATTAAGAAGTATGCGTTAAAGCATACCGTTTGCCCCTTTGAATTTTCCTTAGACCTCGCATCTGCTTCAGACGGAATGATTTGTGATTACAACTATGTGTTTGATCCGCGCGTATCCTTAAAACGTTTTTTCGATGAACAAAAGAAAAAATCGGTCCTGCTGATCGACGAAGCGCATAATCTGGTTGACAGGGGAAGGGCGATGTTTTCTGCAGACTTGAAAAAATCGGACTTTCTTCAGCTGAAAAAGGAATTTAAAACGGCCAGCAGGTCCATCTTCGAACATGCAAAAAAAATAAATGGTTTTTTTATTGCTCTTAGAAAACAATGTGAAAATGAAAATCATGCGATGCTGATGGAGAATGTCCCTAATGAGCTAATTGAGCAGCTGGAACCATTTATTTCAGACGCAGAAAAAGAGCTTTTAATGGGAAGTCAATCACAGCTTCTGTTAGATTGTTACTTTCAGGCTCAGACGTTTGTGAAAATGTCCAAGCTCTATGATGAGAGGTATGTGACGACAGTGGCAGCAGATCGAAATGAGGCTGTGATTAAACTGCTGTGCCTTGATCCATCCTATCTTCTGCAGCAGGTGAAAAAACCGTTTCGCTCAAGTATCCACTTTTCAGCTACACTCTCTCCCCTCCATTTTTACAAGGACATGCTTGGAGGAGTTTCAGACGATTATCAAGTGAAAATTCCCTCCCCATTTACCAGGGAAAACTTAGATGTCTATATCAAGCCGCTTTCTACCAGATATCACGACAGGGAAAAAAGCAAGAAGCCGATTTCTGAGGTGGTTATGCAGCTGCTTGAAGAACGGGGCGGAAACTACCTTATCTTTTTTCCTTCTTACGTTTATATGAAGGAAGTATATGAATCTTTGACAGAGGTGAATCCGCCTTTTGAAATGATGATTCAGCAGCCTCAGATGACTGAAGCAGAGAGAGAAGCTTTTTTAGCTGCCTTTCAAGAAAACAGCAGCACGACACTGATTGGATTTGCCGTAATGGGCGGGATCTTTTCTGAAGGTGTTGACCTGATAGGCAACCGGTTAAACGGGGTCATCGTTGTTGGAGTAGGCCTGCCTCAGATAGGCTTTGAAAGAAACATTATGAAAGCTTATTTTCAGCAGACGGGAAAAAACGGGTTTGATTATGCCTATGTTTTCCCTGGGATGAACAAAGTGCTTCAGGCAGGTGGAAGACTGATTCGTTCTGAAAAAGATACCGGAACCATTGTGCTGGTCGATGACCGTTTCTTAACCGATAAGTACCAATCGCTTCTTCCGTATGAATGGAAGAACTTTGTCATTTTAAACTGAGACCTCTTTTCTATTCATTCAAACTCTCTGTACAAGGGTTTTTAATCTGCGTATAGGGGTAAAAAGGGAAAAGAGGTGATAATAAATGAAAAGGACTTCTTCCTTTTTATAGGCGGATTCTTAAATATCGGAATAATTCTGCTGTTTGTCGTACTTGTTTTTGTCGTAATTGGAGTAAAACGAAAAAACAAACGCAAGGCTGGTCATATGAAAGATCAAAATTATTAATAGGAAGAAAAGATGCACTTCAGACAGAGGTGCATTTTTTGTGCTTTTAGGTTCAGGGGGCACTAGTCTCATTCTCTCATCTTTTACAAAAAAGCAGGATTATGACGCAAATTTACAAAATTATCATAAATAGTTAATGTTTCCATAGTATTCTATTTTCGTGATAATCAGAAAAATGAGGAGGAATACCATTTTGCCTAAAAACAAACATGCTGCAATCATCGTAAAACTGGCTCTTATGCTTAGTTTTTTTATTCCTGTGTTTCAAGTCTCGCCATCACAAGCTTCAACTGGAGACGGCACTTGGACAGCACCGTATTCAGTCGCTCAGGCAAATGCCAATCAAACTGGTTCTGTTAAAACGGTTAAAGGATACGTTGTGGGACAGCCGACTGCCGCGAACATGGTAGTGACATCCAATTATCCGAATGATTATGCACTTGCTCTCGCAGATTCACCGTCAGAAACAAGTACATCTAAAATGATTTATGTGCAAATTCCATCCTCGTTCCGAACACAATTTGGTTTGAAAACGAACCCTTCTCTAAAAGGCGCGGAAATGAAAGTAACAGGTAAACTTGCAGCCTATTTTTCTCACACTGGAATAACGGGTGCGACAGCTATGGAAAAACAATCTGGAACCACGGACCCGACAGACCCGACAGACCCGACAGACCCGACAGACCCGACAGACCCGACAGACCCGACAGACCCGACAGACCCGACAGACCCGACAGACCCGACAGACCCTATAGAGCCACCTTCTTATGATGACACATATTATCAGTCTGCTATAGGGAAAACAGGCGACGCTTTAAAGACGGAACTTCATAATATTATAGACGATCATAGAGAGCTTTCTTATGACAATGTCTGGGAAGCACTCAGAAACACAGATGAAGACCCAAACAATCCAAACAACGTCATTCTTCTTTATACAGGACGTTCACAAAGCAAGCTTACAAACGGCGGAAATGTGAATGATTGGAATAGAGAGCACGTTTGGGCGAAATCACATGGCGACTTTGGAACAAGTGCCGGTGCCGGGACCGATATCCATCATTTAAGACCAACTGATGTTTCAGTAAACAGCTCAAGAGGCAATCTTGATTTTGATAACGGAGGAACACAGCACTCTGAAGCTTTAGGCAACTACTATGACTCTGATTCATGGGAGCCGAGAGACGCTGTTAAAGGTGATGTGGCCAGAATGTTATTTTACATGGCGGTCCGTTATGAAGGTGACAGCGGCGAGCTGGATCTTGAGCTGAACAACAATGTAAACAATGGAACAGCTCCGCTGCATGGAAAAATGTCTGTTCTGCTTGAATGGCACAGAGAAGATCCAGTAGATACACGCGAAAGAAGAAGAAATGACATCATCTATAAAGACTATCAAAATAACCGCAATCCATTTATAGATCATCCAGAATGGGCTGAATCCATCTGGAACTAAGTAAATATCAGAAGCCTTCCAAGCAGTATCGGGAGGCTTTTTATGTTTGATGGAATAAGAAAAAGGCAAATAGATTACTATAAATGAAACCAAAAAGGAGACTAAATCATGCTGAAAACTCTCTATTTGAATTGTTCTTTAAAAAAAGGAAACGAACCCTCAAACACAGAATCCTTAATGAGACAATCTCAAAAACATTTGCAGAATGAAGATGTTCAAACAGAAGAATTGCAAATTGCGGACTACAATATTGCATTTGGCATGTCAGAAGATATGGGCAGGGGCGATGATTGGCCGCTGATTATGAAAAAAATAGCCGATGCTGATATCGTTGTGGTCGGAACTCCGCTGTGGCTTGGAGAAAAGAGCAGCATTGCTTCTCTTGTTATGGAAAGACTTTACGCATCAAGCAGTGAAACGAATGAAAAAGGACAGTCTATTTATTATAATAAGGTTGGGGGCGTTGCTGTAACAGGCAATGAAGATGGCGCGAAGGAAGCAGCCCGTTCCATTTTATACGGCCTGCAGCACATCGGATTTCTTATCCCGCCTAATGTGGATGTGTATTGGGTTGGAGAAGCTGGGCCGGGACCTTCCTACATGGAAGCGGGAAAAGAAAATGCATTTACGATTAAGAATACGAGAACAATGAGCTTAAATTTAGTTCACTAGGCGAGACTCCTGGCTAAGTATCCAATTCCAGCAGAAGGAAATACATTATAAAAGCAATGGAGTGTGTACGATGATAATCAATGAATCCATTCAGCATGTCAGCCTGTCCGTGACAAATCTTGAGATGGCAAAGCATTTTTATGAAAATGTATTATGCTTAAAAGAAATCGAAAGACCTCCTTTTGATTCTTATGGCGCGTGGTATGAAATCGGCTCACAGCAAATTCATCTAATTGTTGATGAAGATTCGCAAACACTGAGAAAGAATTATACCCTGAATTCCAGAGAAGGACATCTTGCATTGAGGATTGCCGAATATCAAACTGCTGTTGATTGGCTTATTTCACATCATATTGAATATCGGGAAGACAAAAATGGAGTGAGCGGTTTTAATCAAATATACTGCTGTGATCCGGACGGGAATTTAATCGAGCTGAATGTTGAACAAAATAAGTAGGTGAGAGGGATCATATGTCTCTCTTTTTTTATGGAAAAAGGCTGTGTTCGACATTTCCTTGGAAATAAATCAGGTTATTTGCGGATTCCTGCAGAAAAAGGAAGGAGAAGTTTATTGGGGTTTATCCAAGCTTGTCAGTCACATAGGAATGGAAAATATCTTATGCTAGTTTTTGTGCATCTAACTGCTGTACAATATAATGAAACATTATATAAGGGCGGATAAATAAATGAGCATTCTTTCTGTAGAGAATTTATATAAAACATATGGCGAAAAGACTTTGTTTGATCATATTTCATTTTCAATTGCTGAAAGGCAGAGAATTGGATTAATCGGGACAAACGGAACAGGGAAATCAACCCTTTTGAAATATCTTTCAGGACTAGAGACTGTTGAAGAAGGAAAAATGATTCATGCCAATTCGTTTCATATTGAATACCTTCCGCAGCAGCCTGAGCTTGAGGAAGAATTGACAGTCCTTGAACAGATCTATTACGGGGATTCCTTGATCATGCGGGCGATGCGTGATTATGAGCTTGCTCTTTCTGAACTGGAAGCAGATCCGTCTAATGAAAAAAAACAATCCAAGCTTCTTTCAATGCAGCAAAAAATGGATGAAAATGACGCGTGGGAAGCGAGTACGGTTGCCAAAACCGTTTTGACCCGCCTCGGCATTTCCGACTTTGCAAGGCCAGTAAGGCTTTTATCAGGCGGTCAAAAGAAACGTGTTGCGATTGCAAAAGCTTTGATTCAGCCGGCAGATCTGCTGATTCTGGATGAGCCTACAAACCATCTGGATAATGAAACGATCGAATGGCTGGAGACTTTTTTAGCACAATACAAAGGCTCTATTCTTCTCGTGACCCATGATCGTTATTTCCTTAACCGGGTAACAAACCAAATTTTCGAATTAGAAAATGGCAAGCTGTATGTTTATGAGGGAAACTATGAAGTATTTCTTGAGAAAAAAGCAGAGCGTGAATTCAATGCCGAGCAGTCTGAAAGCAAGCGCCAAAATCTGCTGCGCAGAGAGCTTGCCTGGCTGAGACGAGGCGCTAAAGCCCGGACAACAAAACAAAAAGCACGCATTGGACGTGTGGAAGACCTTCAGGATCAGGAAGGACCGGCAGCAAAACATAGCGTTGATTTTGCCATCGGATCAACAAGACTTGGGAAAAAAGTAATTGAGCTTGAAGGTGTTTCAAAAGCTTTTCAGGACCGTACCTTAATGACAAATGTAGATTATCTCGTGGTTCCCGGGGAGAGACTTGGAATCATCGGACCTAATGGAAGCGGGAAATCGACACTATTAAACATCATAGCAGGACGCATTCAGCCTGACGGCGGCAAGGTTGAAATTGGCGAAACCGTCAAAATCGGCTATTATACTCAGGATCATGAGGCAATGGATGAAGATTTGCGCGTCGTTGAATATATAAAAGAAGTTGCGGAAGTTGTGCAGACAGTTGATCATCAAACGATTACAGCAGAGCAAATGCTTGAGCGCTTCATGTTTCCAAGATCGATGCAGTGGACATACATCCGTAAGCTATCAGGCGGAGAGCGCCGCAGATTGTATTTGCTCAAGGTATTAATGCAGGAGCCAAACGTTCTCTTCCTTGATGAGCCTACAAATGACTTAGACACTCAAACACTCAGCGTCCTCGAGGATTATCTTGATCAATTCCCTGGCGTTGTCGTCACTGTTTCCCATGATCGCTATTTTCTTGACCGTGTAGTGGATCATCTCCTTGTTTTTGAAGGAAGCGGCAAGGTTCTCCGATTTCAGGGAAGCTACTCAGATTACATGGATACAAGAAAAAGAATGAAGGAAGCTGAAAGTGCGGCACCAGCTCCTAAAGTTCAGGAAATGGCGGCAGCTCCGAAGCAGAGAAAAAAACTCTCCTATAAAGAGCAGCAAGAATGGGACGTTATTGAAGATAAGATTGCGGAACTGGAAGAAAAAAGAGAAGAGCTTGAAGTCCAAATCGCTTCAAGCGGCAGTGATTACGGCAAAATTCAGCAGCTGATGGAGCAGCAGCAGGCTATTGATGCGGAGCTTGAAGCAACAATGGAGCGCTGGGAAGAACTCTCGCTTATGGTTGAAGAAATAGAAAATGCGAAGCAGCAATAAGTATAAGCAAACAGCCCGGAAATATTTTCTTTTCGGGCTGTTTTCTTGCTTAAGAGAAAGTATAAAATTTTGCGCATTGGTGTCTAGCTCCACCTCCTAGCCCCTCGGCCAGAACAAATTCCCTCAGGAAAGTCAAACCCGGACTTTTCGGGGGAATTCTTATCTGTCTGCCCGAGTCTGACCAGTCGGTTCCGCTTTTCTTATTTCTTCAGATCTTTTTTCGTTTCTTCACTTCGGATGTTGATTTCTTTTGAGAATTCAGTATCCTGCTTCTTGTTGTTGGGATATTTGTTCTTCGATTCACGATTATCGTTGCGGTTAGTCAAGGTTACCCCTCCTTTAGTACAGTTTAGAGGTTTATTTTGGTCCAAAACAGGCATTTTTATCCGAAAAAAAACACCTTCTGTTTAGAAGGTGCAGCAGGTTAAAGCAATGATTCTGCTCCATCAATATAGACTTCTGTGCCAGTAATATGACTGGATAAATCGGATGCAAGAAAATAAACTAGATCTGCCACTTGTTCAGGCGAGCCTGCTTTCTTTTCTAAAGGCTGCTCACCCTCTGGAAACTCGACTGGAATCTCTACCTTTTTTATGTTTTCTTCTTCTGCAAAGGTATTGCTGTCGATGTTTGTTTCAATGGCTCCAGGACAGATCATATTGACGCGGATTTTATATCCTGCAAGCTCCAGGGCAGCCATTTTTCCAAATCCGACCTGGCCTATTTTTGACGTGCTGTAGGCTGACCGGCCAAATCCTCTGTATAAGCGGTTGCCATTAATAGAGCTGGTAATGATAATGCTGCCGCCTTTTTCTTTCATATACGGAATCGCATATTTGACACTCAAAAATGTACTCCTTAAATTCGTGTTGATTGTTTGATCCCAGTCCTCTGGAGTAAGATCCTCAATCGGGGTCCATCTGCCGTTAATCCCCGCGTTTGCAAACACGATATCGATTTGCCCCCACGTGCTGATGACTTTTTTGTAGCTGCTCTCCATTCGTTTTGCATCGGATACATCACACTCAACAATGATGGCCTCTCCGTTTTTAGCTTCAATCACAGATTTCACTTTTTTGGCATTTTCCTCTTTTATGTCCAGAAGAGCTATTTTTGCTCCCTGTTCTGCAAGTTTTATCGCGGCAGCTTCACCAATGCCGGAGCTTGCGCCAGTAACAATCGCTACTTTGCCAGATAGATTCATAATGGGGACAGCCTCCTTAATATTGCACTTTTCTTGTTATTATCCCCTTATTGCCAAATAAGGAAACCACTTTAAAAAAAGGGCTGTGACCAGCTGTTTTATGTATGGAAGATCTGACATAGTGAAGATCCCGCCATTAATACCGTTGTGTTATCTGATTTCACAGCATGCACCTTCTGCATTTCAAACGCATTGGGAACGAAGTGAAAATCAATCTTTGTAAAGGTAATAAAAGAAAAAAAGGTACTTCTCATGGAATGTACCTGTTTTTTGTTAAGCGCCTTTTCTGATAGGTTCATGCTGCTTTTTATCCTTAAAAAGGAAATTGGCAACATGGTTTGTTTTTAATGGGATAAAAATAAGTAATCCAATAAAATATTGCTTTTTCACTAAAATGCCTTCTGTAGTTACATAGTTGAATGTTCATTATGATAACAAGGAAAGAAGTATCGGACAAGAGGGAATTTTTAAAATTATATAAAACTTTAATATATTAGGCGAAATTTTGTTGAATCATGCCAGTCTCAGGTCTGCTACGCCTCAAGTCTTAGTACAAAATAAAGCTCAGGCTCGTTATGAGAAAACAGCAGGGAAGGTAGGATAGAGATATAGAAAGGAGGAACAGAAAATGAAAAAATTCGGTTTATTGATCGCAGGGGGAATAGCAGCCATAGTCCTGCTTGCAAATCTTGCCCCAATGCTGGCACTGGCCATCAGTCTGGTTATCCTTTATTACTCGTATAAAGGATTCATGAAGACTGATTCAACTGGAATGAAAGTTTTCTGGGCAATCGCCGGAATCATTGCCTTATGTGCGTCGGCATCAAATCTTCCAGCCGTACTTGGCGCAGCCGCAGCTTACATCCTTTATGTTGTCTATAAGAAATGGAACAACAAAGAAAAGACTGCTTTTAAAGAATCAAACGACCCATTCACAAATTTTGAAAGACAATGGGCAGAAATGAAAAAAAATTAATAATTGAAAGAGGAGAGGTAAAAAATGAGTAATTTATTTACAAGAATTAAGGAAACAATCACGGCAGATTTTCACGAAATTCTGGATCAAAAAGAGCAAAAAAACCCAATCTCTTTGCTGAATCAATACTTAAGAGAATGCGAGCAGGAAACTGATAAGGTCCGAAAGCTTGTGGAAAGACAGTATTTATTAAAAGAAGAATTCACACGCGAATATAAGCAGGCAGAGCACCTTACTGAAAAACGCAAGCGCCAGGCAGAAATTGCGGCACAGGCCGGCGAGACAGAACTGCATGAATTTGCAGTGAGAGAACATGAACAGTATCAGGAGCGTACAGTAAGACTGAGCGAATCCCTAAAAGAAGTAACCCGTCAATTAGAAGATCTTGAACGCAAGTATGAAGAAATGAAGCATAAACTAAAGGACATGTATATCAAGCGCATGGAACTGATGGGCCGTGAAAATACAGCACGCGCCACTCACCGCATGAACAAAGTATTAGACAGCCGCAGCTATTCGGCTGGTTCGTATGGCCGCTTTGATGAGATGGAAAACTATCTTGAGCGCTTAGAGCATCAGGTCAATACAGGCTATCACCGCAATACAATTGATGGTAGAATTGCACAGCTTGAAAAAGAACTTAAAAAAGAAGATTCTATTGCACAATAAAAACATGGTATTCTAAAGAAGGCGTAGATTTCTGCGCCTTTTTAAAACAAAATCGAAACGGAAAGGAGGTAAGCCCATATGCTCAAAAAAGCGAACGCTGATATGATGACGTATATTTTACTCATTGGAATAGTGCTGCTTATGCTTGAAGTCCTGTTTGATCATGGAGGGCTTATCTTTTTTCTGTTTTTCTCATCAATCTGCATATATCTTGGGAAAAAACGCCTTGCCAGGAAAACGGGAAAACTTCTCTTTTGGTTTGGCTTAATTAGTTTAGTTATCACGGTCATGAATTTATGGGCAGTAAAATTTTTGATTTTCGCTTTCGCCATTTATTTATTATTTCAATACAGGCAGTCTAAAAAAACGCCCGCCGTTATTACA contains these protein-coding regions:
- a CDS encoding YbdD/YjiX family protein, whose amino-acid sequence is MYKKLSSILKFRKQFISLMAGVPSYEKYVEHMMVHHPDQPVQSRKEFFCEAQEARYNAKGGKVSRCC
- a CDS encoding ATP-dependent DNA helicase, with product MKEVHISVRALVEYVFRSGSIDSRFRTAATMTEGTKAHQTIQKTYEEADQKEVFLKTVIEHNHLSFLIEGRCDGLLLTEDMPYIDEIKSTAGDLSLLKEDSHPVHWAQAKCYAYIVSKERALDHIGVQLTYVSVQSGEQVRFRKIVSSADLDSFMEELVKGFYPYAELRAGHQKKRDESIEKLSFPFETYREGQRKLAGTVYKAISDKADLFAQASTGIGKTVSTVFPALKAMGEGKAERLFYLTAKTITRKAAEDTFSYMETKGLCFNTVTITAKDKVCLKDETRCQRDYCEFANGYYDRINGAVLDILSNETRLTSDVIKKYALKHTVCPFEFSLDLASASDGMICDYNYVFDPRVSLKRFFDEQKKKSVLLIDEAHNLVDRGRAMFSADLKKSDFLQLKKEFKTASRSIFEHAKKINGFFIALRKQCENENHAMLMENVPNELIEQLEPFISDAEKELLMGSQSQLLLDCYFQAQTFVKMSKLYDERYVTTVAADRNEAVIKLLCLDPSYLLQQVKKPFRSSIHFSATLSPLHFYKDMLGGVSDDYQVKIPSPFTRENLDVYIKPLSTRYHDREKSKKPISEVVMQLLEERGGNYLIFFPSYVYMKEVYESLTEVNPPFEMMIQQPQMTEAEREAFLAAFQENSSTTLIGFAVMGGIFSEGVDLIGNRLNGVIVVGVGLPQIGFERNIMKAYFQQTGKNGFDYAYVFPGMNKVLQAGGRLIRSEKDTGTIVLVDDRFLTDKYQSLLPYEWKNFVILN
- a CDS encoding endonuclease, yielding MLSFFIPVFQVSPSQASTGDGTWTAPYSVAQANANQTGSVKTVKGYVVGQPTAANMVVTSNYPNDYALALADSPSETSTSKMIYVQIPSSFRTQFGLKTNPSLKGAEMKVTGKLAAYFSHTGITGATAMEKQSGTTDPTDPTDPTDPTDPTDPTDPTDPTDPTDPTDPTDPIEPPSYDDTYYQSAIGKTGDALKTELHNIIDDHRELSYDNVWEALRNTDEDPNNPNNVILLYTGRSQSKLTNGGNVNDWNREHVWAKSHGDFGTSAGAGTDIHHLRPTDVSVNSSRGNLDFDNGGTQHSEALGNYYDSDSWEPRDAVKGDVARMLFYMAVRYEGDSGELDLELNNNVNNGTAPLHGKMSVLLEWHREDPVDTRERRRNDIIYKDYQNNRNPFIDHPEWAESIWN
- a CDS encoding NAD(P)H-dependent oxidoreductase, whose protein sequence is MKTLYLNCSLKKGNEPSNTESLMRQSQKHLQNEDVQTEELQIADYNIAFGMSEDMGRGDDWPLIMKKIADADIVVVGTPLWLGEKSSIASLVMERLYASSSETNEKGQSIYYNKVGGVAVTGNEDGAKEAARSILYGLQHIGFLIPPNVDVYWVGEAGPGPSYMEAGKENAFTIKNTRTMSLNLVH
- a CDS encoding VOC family protein yields the protein MIINESIQHVSLSVTNLEMAKHFYENVLCLKEIERPPFDSYGAWYEIGSQQIHLIVDEDSQTLRKNYTLNSREGHLALRIAEYQTAVDWLISHHIEYREDKNGVSGFNQIYCCDPDGNLIELNVEQNK
- a CDS encoding ABC-F family ATP-binding cassette domain-containing protein, encoding MSILSVENLYKTYGEKTLFDHISFSIAERQRIGLIGTNGTGKSTLLKYLSGLETVEEGKMIHANSFHIEYLPQQPELEEELTVLEQIYYGDSLIMRAMRDYELALSELEADPSNEKKQSKLLSMQQKMDENDAWEASTVAKTVLTRLGISDFARPVRLLSGGQKKRVAIAKALIQPADLLILDEPTNHLDNETIEWLETFLAQYKGSILLVTHDRYFLNRVTNQIFELENGKLYVYEGNYEVFLEKKAEREFNAEQSESKRQNLLRRELAWLRRGAKARTTKQKARIGRVEDLQDQEGPAAKHSVDFAIGSTRLGKKVIELEGVSKAFQDRTLMTNVDYLVVPGERLGIIGPNGSGKSTLLNIIAGRIQPDGGKVEIGETVKIGYYTQDHEAMDEDLRVVEYIKEVAEVVQTVDHQTITAEQMLERFMFPRSMQWTYIRKLSGGERRRLYLLKVLMQEPNVLFLDEPTNDLDTQTLSVLEDYLDQFPGVVVTVSHDRYFLDRVVDHLLVFEGSGKVLRFQGSYSDYMDTRKRMKEAESAAPAPKVQEMAAAPKQRKKLSYKEQQEWDVIEDKIAELEEKREELEVQIASSGSDYGKIQQLMEQQQAIDAELEATMERWEELSLMVEEIENAKQQ
- a CDS encoding SDR family oxidoreductase, which codes for MNLSGKVAIVTGASSGIGEAAAIKLAEQGAKIALLDIKEENAKKVKSVIEAKNGEAIIVECDVSDAKRMESSYKKVISTWGQIDIVFANAGINGRWTPIEDLTPEDWDQTINTNLRSTFLSVKYAIPYMKEKGGSIIITSSINGNRLYRGFGRSAYSTSKIGQVGFGKMAALELAGYKIRVNMICPGAIETNIDSNTFAEEENIKKVEIPVEFPEGEQPLEKKAGSPEQVADLVYFLASDLSSHITGTEVYIDGAESLL
- a CDS encoding flagellar basal body rod protein, with the protein product MKKFGLLIAGGIAAIVLLANLAPMLALAISLVILYYSYKGFMKTDSTGMKVFWAIAGIIALCASASNLPAVLGAAAAYILYVVYKKWNNKEKTAFKESNDPFTNFERQWAEMKKN
- a CDS encoding PspA/IM30 family protein, producing the protein MSNLFTRIKETITADFHEILDQKEQKNPISLLNQYLRECEQETDKVRKLVERQYLLKEEFTREYKQAEHLTEKRKRQAEIAAQAGETELHEFAVREHEQYQERTVRLSESLKEVTRQLEDLERKYEEMKHKLKDMYIKRMELMGRENTARATHRMNKVLDSRSYSAGSYGRFDEMENYLERLEHQVNTGYHRNTIDGRIAQLEKELKKEDSIAQ